A genomic region of Christiangramia sp. OXR-203 contains the following coding sequences:
- the gcvP gene encoding aminomethyl-transferring glycine dehydrogenase, whose amino-acid sequence MRTDSFALRHIGPKAGNLQEMLDTIGVESIEQLIYETIPDDIRLENPLNLPKAMSENQYAEHIKKLSEKNKLYKTYIGLGYHQSILPAVIQRNILENPGWYTAYTPYQAEIAQGRLEALLNFQTMVSDLTGMELANASLLDESTAAAEAMALLFSVRERDQKKANVNKFFVSQQTLPQTISLMETRANFLGIDMIVGDHEEFDFSEEYFGALVQYPGKFGQIFDYKEFVENCKAANIKTAFAADILSLVMLQAPGELGVDVVVGTTQRFGIPLGYGGPHAAFFATREDFKRNLPGRIIGLTKDIDGNSALRMALQTREQHIKRDKATSNICTAQVLLAVMAGMYAVYHGPRGLEYIAGIVHATAVSLEDSLKNLGFEQQNSAYFDTLHVKVDAKSLKTIAEKHEINFFYPDSESACISINETTTTDDLNAIIAVFAELSDKEANEVSELSSEIRIPESLQRTTEFLTHEVFNLYHSETELMRYIKKLERKDLSLNHSMISLGSCTMKLNAASEMLPLSNPQWGNLHPFVPVDQAQGYQTILKELEDQLTEITGFSATSLQPNSGAQGEYAGLMVIRAYHEANGDSHRNICLIPSSAHGTNPASAVMAGMKVIVTKATENGNIDVDDLREKALKHKDNLAALMVTYPSTHGVFESAIREVTNIIHENGGQVYMDGANMNAQVGLTNPGKIGADVCHLNLHKTFAIPHGGGGPGVGPICVAEQLKPFLPGNPVIKTGGDQAIGAISSAPWGSALVCLISYGYIKMLGTGGLQKATEYAILNANYIKERLNGHYKTLYSGERGRAAHEMIVDCRPFKEKGIEVTDIAKRLIDYGFHAPTVSFPVAGTVMIEPTESESKPELDRFCDALISIRKEIDEASADEPNNVLKNAPHTIHMLTANEWNLPYSREKAAYPLSHLHDNKFWPSVRRVDEAYGDRNLMCTCPPTEEYAEV is encoded by the coding sequence ATGAGAACAGATTCTTTCGCATTACGCCATATTGGTCCCAAAGCTGGAAATCTTCAGGAAATGTTGGACACTATTGGCGTTGAGTCTATAGAGCAACTTATATACGAAACAATTCCTGATGATATCAGGCTGGAAAACCCGCTTAATCTGCCAAAAGCAATGAGTGAGAACCAGTATGCAGAACATATTAAGAAGCTTTCAGAAAAGAATAAATTATATAAAACCTACATTGGTTTAGGATACCATCAAAGCATCCTGCCAGCGGTAATCCAGAGAAATATTCTGGAAAATCCGGGTTGGTATACTGCGTATACGCCTTACCAGGCAGAAATCGCTCAGGGTAGATTGGAAGCTCTTCTAAATTTCCAGACCATGGTAAGCGATCTTACCGGTATGGAGCTAGCGAATGCATCATTATTAGATGAATCTACTGCTGCAGCCGAAGCTATGGCACTTTTATTCTCTGTTCGCGAAAGAGATCAGAAAAAAGCAAACGTCAATAAATTTTTCGTTTCTCAACAAACTTTACCTCAGACGATTTCTCTAATGGAAACGCGTGCTAACTTCCTTGGGATCGACATGATTGTTGGAGATCATGAGGAATTTGACTTTTCTGAAGAATACTTTGGGGCGCTTGTTCAGTATCCTGGGAAATTCGGACAGATCTTCGATTATAAAGAATTTGTTGAAAATTGTAAAGCAGCTAATATCAAAACTGCATTTGCGGCAGATATACTTAGCTTGGTAATGCTTCAGGCTCCGGGAGAACTTGGAGTAGACGTGGTTGTTGGAACTACGCAGCGTTTTGGAATTCCGTTAGGATATGGGGGACCACATGCAGCATTTTTTGCAACCAGAGAGGATTTTAAACGCAACCTTCCTGGACGTATTATTGGTCTTACAAAAGATATTGACGGGAATAGTGCCCTTAGAATGGCATTGCAAACCCGTGAACAACATATCAAAAGAGATAAAGCAACTTCCAATATTTGTACTGCACAGGTTCTTCTTGCCGTTATGGCGGGAATGTACGCGGTATATCACGGACCACGCGGACTGGAGTACATTGCAGGTATTGTTCATGCGACTGCAGTTAGCCTGGAGGACAGTCTGAAAAATCTTGGTTTCGAACAGCAGAATTCGGCATATTTTGATACGCTACATGTAAAGGTTGACGCTAAATCTTTAAAAACTATTGCTGAAAAGCACGAAATAAACTTTTTCTATCCTGATTCTGAAAGTGCCTGTATTTCAATCAATGAGACCACTACTACAGACGATCTGAACGCTATCATTGCAGTTTTTGCTGAATTAAGTGATAAAGAAGCTAATGAAGTTTCTGAATTATCTTCTGAAATTAGAATTCCGGAGTCACTTCAACGTACAACCGAATTTTTAACTCACGAAGTATTCAACTTGTATCATTCAGAAACTGAATTGATGCGTTATATTAAAAAGCTGGAACGCAAGGATCTTTCCCTGAACCACTCCATGATAAGTCTTGGATCCTGTACCATGAAATTAAATGCGGCTTCAGAAATGTTGCCTTTAAGTAATCCGCAGTGGGGAAATTTACATCCCTTTGTTCCGGTAGACCAGGCTCAGGGTTATCAAACCATATTAAAAGAACTTGAAGATCAGTTAACTGAAATTACAGGATTTTCAGCAACCTCTTTGCAACCAAATTCTGGAGCGCAGGGTGAGTATGCTGGTTTAATGGTTATACGTGCATACCACGAAGCGAATGGAGACAGTCATAGAAATATTTGCCTGATCCCATCGTCTGCTCACGGTACAAATCCTGCTTCAGCAGTAATGGCCGGGATGAAAGTGATTGTCACCAAGGCCACTGAAAATGGAAATATAGACGTTGATGATCTACGCGAAAAAGCATTAAAACACAAGGACAATCTTGCTGCACTAATGGTTACATACCCTTCTACACACGGGGTATTTGAATCTGCTATTCGTGAAGTAACCAATATCATTCACGAAAATGGCGGTCAGGTTTATATGGATGGCGCTAACATGAACGCTCAGGTTGGACTTACCAATCCAGGGAAAATTGGCGCTGATGTCTGTCACCTGAACCTGCACAAAACTTTCGCCATTCCTCACGGAGGTGGTGGACCTGGAGTGGGTCCTATTTGTGTAGCTGAACAGTTGAAACCTTTCCTTCCTGGAAACCCGGTGATCAAAACCGGAGGAGATCAGGCGATTGGTGCGATTTCTTCAGCTCCGTGGGGTTCAGCCCTCGTTTGCCTTATTTCTTATGGATACATCAAAATGCTTGGTACTGGCGGCCTTCAAAAGGCAACAGAATATGCTATTTTGAATGCTAATTACATAAAGGAACGCTTGAACGGACATTATAAGACCCTTTATTCCGGAGAAAGAGGACGTGCTGCACATGAGATGATCGTAGATTGCAGACCCTTTAAAGAAAAAGGTATTGAAGTTACAGATATTGCAAAACGTTTGATCGATTATGGATTCCATGCTCCAACAGTATCATTCCCGGTAGCTGGAACGGTAATGATCGAACCAACTGAAAGTGAATCAAAACCTGAACTGGATAGATTCTGTGATGCGCTAATTTCAATTCGAAAAGAAAT
- a CDS encoding sigma-70 family RNA polymerase sigma factor: MPSNQLDPNKWVDRYSDYLFNYTIVRVNDREVANDLISETFLAGLKSAKNFKGEASERTWLISILKRKIIDHYRRNNSAKGQAEVKINYTGEDSEGEWLEEQVPDQFDRTAEDDMENNELGLAILDCLDSINEKQAAIFKRKTIDGVDTEAICNEFDITPSNLWVIIHRARTALAACMEKNWF; the protein is encoded by the coding sequence ATGCCTTCAAACCAACTTGATCCTAATAAATGGGTAGACAGATATTCAGATTATCTGTTTAATTATACGATCGTGCGTGTAAATGACCGTGAGGTCGCTAATGACCTAATTTCTGAAACCTTCCTGGCGGGCTTAAAATCTGCTAAGAATTTTAAGGGCGAAGCCAGCGAAAGAACCTGGCTTATCTCAATCCTTAAACGAAAGATCATTGATCATTATCGTCGTAATAATTCAGCGAAAGGTCAGGCAGAAGTTAAGATCAATTATACTGGAGAAGATAGCGAAGGTGAATGGCTGGAAGAACAGGTTCCAGATCAATTTGACCGTACCGCCGAGGATGACATGGAAAATAATGAACTTGGACTGGCAATTCTGGATTGTCTGGACTCTATCAACGAAAAGCAAGCAGCAATTTTTAAGCGTAAAACTATAGATGGGGTTGACACGGAAGCGATCTGTAATGAATTTGATATCACGCCGTCTAATTTGTGGGTTATTATTCACCGCGCCAGAACTGCTCTGGCTGCATGCATGGAAAAAAACTGGTTTTAA
- a CDS encoding M3 family metallopeptidase, whose amino-acid sequence MSSQNILLEDFNQAPFSSIKTSDYKPAILKAIELAQKDIEAITSSKEEPTFENTIEALEFSGKKLDRVTSIFFNINSAETNEEIQKIAQDVSPLLSEFKNDIILNNTLFKRVKKVYDQRESLDLSKEQITLLDQKYKAFTRNGANLTNEDQQTLREIDKKLSKLKLQFDENVLAETNKYELVVTEESRLGGLPDSFKEEARNIAKSKDTEGWIFSLEYPSYIPFMKYADDRELRKELSLAFGSRAFKGDELDNQQNVLDIAKLRYERAKLLGFESHAHFVLEERMAETPQKVESFLEEMLEKARPAAEREFSQLEKFAKDLDQIDTLQKWDSAYYAEKLKQKLFDLDDEKLKPYFQLEKVIDGVFTIAGKLYGLNFEQTTNVDVYHQDVRTYNVTDTIGNDIALFYTDFHPRPGKRDGAWMTIYKQQSIENGQNERPHISIVCNFTKPTEKQPSLLTFNEVTTLFHEFGHALHGMLANTTYPSLSGANVYWDFVELPSQVLENWCYEEEALQLFAKHYKTGEALPQDYITKIKESSNFLEGMATLRQLSFGMLDLSWHAQDPSNVSDVKAHETEAFEPTKLFPEVASNCMSTAFSHIFQGGYSAGYYSYKWAEVLDADAFEYFTENGIFSKDIADKFKDNILSQGGTEHPMELYKRFRGKEPKPDALLRRAGLISN is encoded by the coding sequence ATGAGCTCTCAAAATATATTACTGGAAGATTTTAATCAGGCTCCTTTTTCAAGCATAAAAACATCAGATTACAAACCTGCCATTCTTAAGGCTATAGAACTTGCCCAAAAAGATATTGAGGCTATCACCTCCAGTAAGGAAGAACCAACCTTCGAAAATACGATCGAAGCATTAGAGTTTTCCGGAAAGAAACTGGATCGTGTTACCAGCATTTTCTTCAATATAAATTCTGCGGAAACTAATGAAGAAATTCAGAAGATCGCTCAGGATGTTTCTCCTCTACTTTCAGAATTCAAGAATGATATTATTCTGAACAATACACTCTTCAAAAGAGTCAAGAAGGTTTACGATCAAAGAGAATCGCTGGACCTCAGCAAGGAGCAAATTACCTTACTGGACCAGAAGTACAAAGCATTTACGCGTAACGGCGCCAACCTGACTAACGAAGATCAGCAGACCTTACGTGAGATCGACAAAAAACTATCTAAGCTAAAGTTGCAGTTTGATGAAAATGTTTTAGCTGAAACCAATAAATATGAGCTGGTTGTCACCGAAGAATCTCGTTTAGGTGGATTACCTGACAGTTTCAAAGAAGAAGCCAGGAATATTGCTAAATCTAAAGATACCGAAGGCTGGATATTTAGTCTCGAATACCCTAGCTACATTCCATTCATGAAATATGCCGATGACAGGGAGTTGCGAAAGGAACTTTCTCTCGCATTTGGTTCGAGAGCTTTTAAAGGTGATGAACTGGATAACCAGCAAAATGTACTTGATATCGCAAAACTGAGATATGAAAGAGCAAAACTACTTGGTTTTGAATCCCATGCGCACTTTGTACTTGAAGAGCGTATGGCAGAAACCCCGCAGAAAGTAGAGTCTTTTCTGGAGGAAATGCTGGAAAAAGCAAGACCTGCAGCAGAACGAGAGTTTAGTCAATTGGAAAAGTTCGCCAAAGATCTTGACCAGATCGATACCTTACAAAAATGGGATTCGGCTTATTATGCAGAAAAACTGAAACAGAAATTATTTGATCTGGATGACGAAAAGCTGAAACCATATTTCCAGTTAGAGAAAGTGATTGATGGTGTGTTTACTATTGCAGGGAAACTTTACGGACTCAATTTCGAACAAACAACTAATGTTGATGTATATCATCAGGATGTTCGAACCTATAATGTTACCGATACTATAGGAAATGATATTGCTCTGTTTTATACCGACTTTCATCCTCGCCCCGGAAAAAGAGATGGTGCATGGATGACTATTTACAAACAACAGTCGATAGAAAACGGGCAGAATGAGAGACCCCATATATCAATTGTATGCAATTTCACTAAACCAACAGAGAAACAACCTTCATTATTAACTTTTAATGAAGTAACTACATTATTCCATGAATTTGGTCATGCCTTACACGGTATGCTCGCAAATACAACTTACCCAAGTCTTTCTGGCGCCAATGTATACTGGGATTTTGTAGAACTACCAAGCCAGGTTCTTGAAAACTGGTGTTACGAGGAAGAGGCATTGCAACTCTTTGCAAAACATTATAAAACCGGTGAAGCACTTCCACAGGATTACATTACTAAGATCAAGGAATCGTCTAACTTCCTGGAAGGTATGGCAACCTTACGACAGTTAAGCTTTGGAATGTTAGATCTTAGCTGGCATGCTCAGGATCCTTCGAATGTAAGTGATGTAAAGGCACATGAAACAGAAGCATTCGAACCTACCAAATTATTCCCGGAGGTGGCGAGTAATTGTATGAGTACAGCATTTTCCCATATTTTCCAGGGTGGTTATTCTGCAGGATATTATTCTTATAAATGGGCAGAAGTACTGGATGCAGATGCGTTCGAATATTTTACAGAAAACGGAATATTCAGCAAGGATATCGCAGATAAATTTAAAGATAATATACTCTCGCAAGGCGGTACAGAACATCCAATGGAACTGTACAAACGCTTCCGCGGAAAAGAACCAAAACCAGATGCTCTATTAAGAAGAGCTGGTCTAATCAGTAATTAA
- the purE gene encoding 5-(carboxyamino)imidazole ribonucleotide mutase has protein sequence MGKVAVIMGSTSDMPVMREAIDILEGFDIQVEVDIVSAHRTPEKLFDFSKNAHERDIKVIIAGAGGAAHLPGMVASMSPLPVIGVPVKSRNSIDGWDSVLSILQMPGGVPVATVALDGAKNAGILAAQIMGTADKCVMDKILVYKEGLKQKVIEGAKSVQKKK, from the coding sequence ATGGGAAAAGTAGCTGTGATCATGGGTAGTACCAGCGATATGCCTGTAATGCGGGAAGCAATCGATATACTGGAAGGATTTGACATACAGGTGGAAGTAGATATCGTTTCCGCTCATCGTACGCCCGAGAAATTATTCGATTTTAGTAAAAACGCTCATGAAAGAGATATCAAAGTTATTATTGCAGGTGCCGGTGGTGCAGCTCACCTTCCAGGGATGGTTGCGTCCATGTCCCCATTGCCAGTAATTGGAGTTCCAGTGAAATCAAGAAACTCCATAGATGGGTGGGATTCAGTATTGTCAATTCTGCAAATGCCTGGCGGTGTTCCTGTCGCGACCGTAGCACTCGATGGCGCTAAGAACGCAGGTATCCTGGCTGCGCAAATAATGGGCACGGCAGATAAATGCGTAATGGACAAGATCCTTGTCTACAAAGAAGGTCTTAAACAGAAGGTGATCGAAGGCGCGAAAAGCGTTCAGAAAAAGAAATAA
- a CDS encoding 5-(carboxyamino)imidazole ribonucleotide synthase, with translation MVNYFSSDFKLGILGGGQLGKMMLYETRKYDIQTLVLDPSPEAPSRISCDYFEQGDLMDYETVLQFGRKADALTFEIEGINIEALKQLESEGIKTYPSAATLEKIQNKAVQKEFYEQHNLPTAAFKRFPNLKYLKSEVNKQKVSLPFVWKSATGGYDGKGVSVIRTEADLANLPDTECIAENLVPFKNELAVIVARNPSGEVRTYPVVEMEFHPTANQVEYVICPARIKNNVAEKARKLAEKVSEAFEHVGLLAVEMFQTEDDEILINEVAPRPHNSGHYSIEASYTNQFEQQIRAILDLPLGKTDSKLGGIMVNLVGDEDHEGEVQYRNIEKIMGMEGVTPHIYGKKITRPFRKMGHVTIVNEDLGEARRIAEEVKNSIQVISKKL, from the coding sequence ATGGTAAATTATTTCTCATCAGACTTTAAACTGGGAATTCTAGGTGGTGGCCAGCTTGGCAAAATGATGCTTTATGAGACCCGAAAGTACGATATCCAGACACTTGTGCTGGATCCAAGTCCGGAGGCTCCTTCAAGAATTTCCTGCGACTATTTTGAGCAGGGAGATCTAATGGATTATGAAACTGTGCTTCAGTTTGGTAGAAAAGCAGATGCATTAACTTTCGAAATTGAAGGTATTAATATAGAAGCTTTAAAACAGCTGGAAAGCGAAGGCATTAAAACATACCCTTCCGCAGCAACGCTTGAGAAAATTCAGAATAAGGCGGTACAGAAAGAATTTTACGAACAGCACAATTTACCAACTGCAGCCTTCAAAAGATTTCCAAATCTGAAATATTTAAAATCAGAGGTCAACAAGCAAAAAGTAAGCTTGCCTTTCGTCTGGAAAAGTGCTACCGGTGGTTATGATGGAAAAGGAGTATCGGTTATAAGAACAGAAGCTGATCTCGCCAATCTTCCCGATACAGAATGTATTGCTGAAAATCTTGTGCCTTTCAAAAATGAACTGGCGGTTATCGTGGCACGGAATCCTTCAGGTGAAGTTCGCACGTATCCTGTTGTGGAGATGGAATTTCATCCCACGGCAAACCAGGTAGAATATGTCATTTGTCCAGCACGTATTAAAAATAATGTAGCTGAAAAAGCAAGGAAACTGGCTGAAAAGGTTTCCGAAGCATTTGAACACGTAGGATTACTTGCGGTTGAAATGTTTCAGACTGAAGACGATGAAATCTTGATCAATGAAGTGGCTCCAAGGCCTCACAATAGTGGTCATTATAGCATTGAAGCTTCCTACACCAACCAGTTCGAACAGCAAATTAGAGCTATTCTGGATCTGCCCTTAGGTAAAACCGATAGTAAACTTGGCGGGATCATGGTAAATCTGGTAGGTGATGAAGATCATGAAGGTGAAGTTCAATATAGAAACATAGAAAAGATCATGGGTATGGAAGGAGTTACTCCGCATATCTATGGCAAAAAAATTACCAGACCTTTTCGAAAAATGGGTCATGTAACGATCGTAAATGAAGACCTTGGCGAAGCTCGAAGGATCGCTGAAGAAGTAAAGAATAGTATTCAAGTTATTAGTAAAAAATTATAA
- a CDS encoding adenylate kinase produces MIKLHDLEFEPFISEDEITKAIDTIAKRLNDEYAGRKPVFIGILNGSFMFASEVIKRFETDCEISFVKMGSYEGTKTTGEVKTLLGLGQELAGREVVLLEDIVDTGNTLVEVDRILTEAGVANYQVATLFFKPSAYKKNVPVQIIGMEIPNKFIVGYGLDYDGLGRNLTQVYKRKESKMTNLVLFGPPGAGKGTQATILKEKYDLIHISTGDVFRYNIKNQTELGLSAKSFIDKGQLVPDEVTINMLNAEVEKNEGANGFIFDGFPRTEAQAEALSESLEAKGTEVNAMIALEVEDEILVERLLERGKTSGRPDDADERVIRNRIKVYYAETAILKNFYQKQNKYYGVNGEGSIEEITARLSSVIDDLMK; encoded by the coding sequence TTGATAAAGCTACACGATCTGGAATTCGAACCTTTTATCTCTGAGGATGAAATTACGAAAGCCATCGATACTATTGCTAAACGATTGAATGACGAATATGCAGGTAGAAAACCAGTATTCATCGGGATCCTGAATGGCTCGTTCATGTTTGCTTCCGAAGTGATCAAACGTTTTGAGACTGACTGCGAAATTAGTTTCGTAAAAATGGGTTCTTATGAAGGCACCAAAACTACTGGAGAAGTCAAAACCTTATTAGGCTTGGGACAGGAACTTGCCGGTAGGGAAGTTGTTCTTCTGGAAGATATCGTGGATACCGGTAATACGCTCGTTGAGGTTGATAGAATATTAACTGAAGCAGGCGTAGCTAACTACCAGGTGGCAACACTTTTTTTCAAACCTTCAGCTTACAAAAAAAATGTTCCGGTACAAATTATCGGGATGGAGATACCTAATAAATTTATTGTTGGTTACGGTCTTGACTACGACGGTCTGGGCAGAAACCTAACTCAAGTATACAAACGCAAAGAAAGCAAAATGACAAATCTAGTGCTGTTTGGCCCTCCGGGTGCAGGCAAGGGAACTCAGGCAACCATTTTAAAGGAAAAGTACGATCTTATACACATTTCTACGGGAGATGTATTCAGGTATAATATCAAGAATCAGACTGAACTTGGGCTGAGCGCAAAATCGTTTATTGATAAGGGACAGCTCGTTCCCGATGAGGTTACCATCAATATGCTAAATGCTGAAGTTGAAAAAAATGAAGGTGCTAACGGATTTATTTTTGACGGATTTCCAAGAACTGAAGCCCAGGCGGAGGCATTAAGCGAATCTTTGGAAGCGAAAGGTACTGAGGTAAATGCCATGATCGCACTGGAAGTAGAAGATGAGATCCTTGTGGAAAGATTGCTGGAAAGAGGTAAAACTTCAGGTAGACCAGATGATGCTGATGAGCGTGTTATTCGCAACCGCATCAAGGTTTATTATGCTGAAACTGCCATTTTGAAGAATTTCTACCAGAAACAAAATAAGTATTACGGAGTGAATGGTGAAGGTAGTATAGAAGAGATCACTGCTCGACTGAGTTCTGTGATCGATGATTTAATGAAATAA
- the obgE gene encoding GTPase ObgE codes for MTEGNFVDYVKIHVFSGKGGKGSAHLHREKYITKGGPDGGDGGRGGHVIVKGNENLWTLFHLKFKRHVKAEHGGNGSKQRSSGAQGTDEYIDVPLGTVIRDTETNEIIKEITEDGQEFIIAEGGKGGLGNWHFKSSTNQTPRYAQPGIDGQQVDITLELKVLADVGLVGFPNAGKSTLLSVITAAKPKIANYEFTTLKPNLGIVQYRDFQTFVVADIPGIIEGAAEGRGLGHRFLRHIERNSTLLFLIPSDAKDIKEQYDILVDELRRYNPELMDKDRLIAISKSDLLDEELKAEMKSQLDKELDFPYLFISSVAQKGLQELKDKLWQMLN; via the coding sequence ATGACTGAAGGGAATTTTGTTGATTACGTGAAGATTCATGTTTTCTCCGGAAAAGGAGGGAAAGGATCTGCGCACCTGCATAGAGAGAAATATATAACCAAAGGAGGTCCCGATGGTGGTGATGGTGGTCGTGGTGGTCATGTAATCGTAAAGGGGAATGAGAACCTCTGGACATTATTCCATCTTAAGTTTAAACGTCACGTTAAGGCTGAGCACGGTGGTAATGGGAGTAAACAAAGAAGTTCTGGTGCCCAGGGTACAGATGAGTATATCGATGTGCCATTAGGTACTGTGATCAGGGATACTGAAACTAACGAGATCATTAAAGAAATTACTGAAGATGGTCAGGAATTTATAATTGCTGAAGGCGGTAAAGGTGGGTTGGGAAACTGGCATTTCAAAAGTTCAACCAATCAGACTCCAAGATATGCTCAACCAGGAATTGATGGGCAGCAGGTGGATATTACCCTGGAACTAAAAGTTCTTGCAGATGTTGGTCTGGTAGGTTTTCCTAATGCTGGAAAATCAACCTTGCTTTCAGTTATTACTGCTGCAAAACCAAAGATCGCCAATTATGAATTTACCACATTAAAGCCAAATTTAGGGATTGTTCAGTATCGAGATTTTCAAACTTTCGTGGTGGCAGATATTCCAGGGATCATCGAGGGAGCAGCAGAAGGTAGAGGTCTTGGACATCGATTCTTAAGACATATCGAGCGTAACTCAACGTTGCTATTTCTAATTCCTTCAGATGCGAAGGACATTAAAGAGCAGTACGATATTCTAGTTGATGAGCTTAGGCGATACAACCCTGAATTAATGGATAAGGACAGGTTGATCGCAATTTCCAAAAGTGATCTTTTAGATGAGGAACTTAAGGCAGAAATGAAATCACAGCTTGATAAAGAACTTGATTTTCCATACCTGTTTATTTCTTCCGTAGCTCAAAAAGGACTGCAGGAGCTTAAGGATAAATTATGGCAAATGCTTAATTAA
- a CDS encoding DUF4136 domain-containing protein — protein sequence MKILKISTLLLFMAACNTPQAVYDYDQTVQFDQYTSYSIYSDLQTGLNQLDQDRLLNALNSKMQEKGFSRSETAGLQVNVYTQEYERDNRSRVGLGLGGGGGNVGMGVSGGIPIGKMDAYMKLTFDFVDIDKDALVWQAVVESSFDANADPEKRQKTFDKIVEKALEGYPPKK from the coding sequence ATGAAGATTCTCAAAATATCTACGTTATTATTATTTATGGCTGCCTGTAATACACCACAGGCAGTCTACGATTATGATCAAACAGTTCAGTTCGATCAATACACTTCCTATTCAATTTATTCAGATTTACAAACAGGACTCAATCAGCTTGATCAGGATAGGCTTTTAAATGCTTTAAACTCTAAGATGCAGGAAAAAGGCTTCAGTAGATCTGAGACAGCCGGACTTCAGGTAAATGTATATACGCAGGAGTACGAAAGAGATAATCGTAGCAGAGTTGGTCTTGGCCTTGGTGGAGGCGGAGGTAATGTGGGTATGGGAGTGAGCGGAGGTATTCCTATTGGCAAAATGGATGCCTATATGAAGCTAACATTCGATTTTGTAGATATTGACAAGGATGCATTGGTCTGGCAGGCAGTAGTAGAAAGTAGTTTTGATGCAAACGCTGATCCGGAAAAACGTCAAAAGACTTTTGATAAAATAGTTGAGAAAGCTTTAGAAGGATATCCACCTAAGAAATAG